The genomic window TTGGGAGGTTTCTATAATTATATTATGCAGACTTATATAACACCTCGCCATTATTGCTCAATTGCAATAATGCTGATAATAGAGATAATAATGTTAGTATAGTTTGTCATTTTTTTGTTGTCTAAGAAACAAATGTATTAATTATTTTGCGAAGTAGTCAAGAAATATTTTAAGTTTTATGAAATAAACTGAAAAATGTATTGAAAACTAACGCTAAAGATTATTTTTTAGCCGGAGGATATTGAGCTAAAATTTTGTTTACGAATTCGGCTATTTTTTGATCTTTCTTATCAATGTTTCTGGTTAAAGTTCCCTGACCTTCACCTTGCCAGATCATTTCTTTCTTTTTAGCATCTATTAGATCAATATAAAGAGTTCCTTCGGTAGAAGTCGAAACAGTAGTTTGGTTACCGCCGTACATCATCCACGGATTCCAGCCCCAGCCCCAGCCATAACCCCAGCCAGCACTAAATTGATTTACATTTACCTGTTCTCTCGATTTAGTAAAAATATTTACCAATAAATCAGGATTTTCGCTTTTGGTCAAACCTTTTGCCTGCATTTCTGCATCAATTGCATGTAAAATACGTCTTTTGTCCAAATCAGAAATTTCTACTTTATCAATTCCGGGCTTAAAGAAAGCATAAGTCTTGTAAGGCGCAAAATCGACAGTTTTGTCGTAATCAGAATATACAGTAACACTGCTGCAGGAAGAAAGTATCAACAGCAGCAAAATCGGAATTAACTTAAGTGTTTTCATATTATTAGAAATTTAATGTTCTTGTTTTGTAATTAGTTTATTATAAAATAACTTTGGTTTTCGGGCATGCTGAGCATTCAGTTTCATTAGCCTTCGACTTCGCTCAGGATGACACTTTGTTTTATGATAAAATCTTTTTTAAATATCTTTAACTAAAGAAGACTTTCATCTACCATATTAGGTAAAGTTACTTTTAATAAAGGCTCAATTTCCATTGCTCTTTTTATGGCAAAAACAGCACCTTCATTTCGAGCCCAGCTTCGTCTCGAAATTCCGTTGTTTACATCCCAGAAAAGCATTGACGCTAAACGCTTTGAAGCCTCTTTAGAACCATCAAGAACCATACCAAATCCGCCGTTTATAACCTCTCCCCAGCCAACTCCTCCGCCGTTATGTATGGAAACCCATGTTGCTCCTCTAAAACTGTCTCCAATTACGTTTTGGATTGCCATATCGGCTGTAAAACGAGATCCGTCGTAAATATTAGAAGTCTCTCTATAAGGTGAGTCAGTTCCAGAAACGTCATGATGATCGCGTCCTAAAACAACAGCGCCGATTTCACCTTTTGCAATCGCCTGATTGAAAGCTTCTGCAATTTTAACTCTTCCTTCTGCGTCAGCGTATAAAATTCGGGCTTGAGAACCTACAACCAGTTTGTTTTCTTGTGCGCCTTTAATCCATTTGATATTATCCTGCATTTGCTGCTGAATTTCATCTGGAGCAGTTTTAGACATTTCTTCCAAAACCTGACTGGCAATTAAATCTGTTTTTTGTAAATCTTCAGGTTTTCCAGAAGTACAAACCCAACGGAAAGGACCAAATCCGTAATCAAAACACATTGGTCCCATAATATCCTGAACGTAACTGGGATATTTAAAATCGATATTATTTTCGGCCATAACATCTGCACCGGCACGTGAAGCTTCTAATAAAAAGGCATTTCCATAATCAAAAAAGTAAGTTCCTTTTGCAGTATGTTTGTTAATAGCCTTTGCTTGTCTACGTAAAGACTCTTGTACTTTTTCTTTGAATAATTCCGGATTGTCGGCCATCATTTGATTGGCTTCTTCAAAAGAAATTCCAGCCGGATAATAACCTCCAGCCCAAGGATTATGCAGTGAAGTCTGGTCTGAACCTAAATCAATTTTGATATTTTCTTTATCAAAACATTCCCAAACATCAACCACATTGCCTAAAT from Flavobacterium fluviale includes these protein-coding regions:
- a CDS encoding DUF4136 domain-containing protein; the encoded protein is MKTLKLIPILLLLILSSCSSVTVYSDYDKTVDFAPYKTYAFFKPGIDKVEISDLDKRRILHAIDAEMQAKGLTKSENPDLLVNIFTKSREQVNVNQFSAGWGYGWGWGWNPWMMYGGNQTTVSTSTEGTLYIDLIDAKKKEMIWQGEGQGTLTRNIDKKDQKIAEFVNKILAQYPPAKK
- a CDS encoding urocanate hydratase; the protein is MTFKEQIQQGIPNILPPKKEYDSTINHAPKRKEILSAEEKKLALKNALRYFDPKDHAELVSEFSEELEKYGRIYMYRLRPDYKMYARPIDEYPGKSLQAKAIMHMIQNNLDYAVAQHPHELITYGGNGAVFQNWAQYLLTMQYLSEMTDEQTLTMYSGHPMGLFPSHKEAPRVVVTNGMVIPNYSKPDDWEKMNALGVSQYGQMTAGSYMYIGPQGIVHGTTITVLNGFRKIKLNPEGNLFVTSGLGGMSGAQPKAGNIAGCITVCAEVNPKITKIRHEQGWINEIVTSTDELIARVNSAKANKEVVSIAYLGNVVDVWECFDKENIKIDLGSDQTSLHNPWAGGYYPAGISFEEANQMMADNPELFKEKVQESLRRQAKAINKHTAKGTYFFDYGNAFLLEASRAGADVMAENNIDFKYPSYVQDIMGPMCFDYGFGPFRWVCTSGKPEDLQKTDLIASQVLEEMSKTAPDEIQQQMQDNIKWIKGAQENKLVVGSQARILYADAEGRVKIAEAFNQAIAKGEIGAVVLGRDHHDVSGTDSPYRETSNIYDGSRFTADMAIQNVIGDSFRGATWVSIHNGGGVGWGEVINGGFGMVLDGSKEASKRLASMLFWDVNNGISRRSWARNEGAVFAIKRAMEIEPLLKVTLPNMVDESLL